One window of Cellulomonas shaoxiangyii genomic DNA carries:
- a CDS encoding DUF3052 domain-containing protein, with amino-acid sequence MSSTADDAATQAARLGFVAGQVVQELGYDDDVDDDLRTGLETLTGNELVDEDYDDVTDGAVIWFRDDDGDLTDFLVDAMTVLDDNGPIWVFSPKAGRPGHVKHSDIEEAATTSGLHAMTTFSIGPDWSATRLSTRGRGK; translated from the coding sequence GTGTCTTCCACCGCGGACGACGCCGCGACGCAGGCCGCTCGTCTCGGCTTCGTGGCCGGGCAGGTCGTGCAGGAGCTGGGGTACGACGACGACGTCGACGACGACCTCCGCACGGGTCTCGAGACGCTGACGGGCAACGAGCTCGTCGACGAGGACTACGACGACGTCACCGACGGTGCGGTCATCTGGTTCCGGGACGACGACGGCGACCTCACGGACTTCCTCGTCGACGCCATGACGGTGCTCGACGACAACGGGCCGATCTGGGTGTTCTCGCCCAAGGCCGGCCGGCCGGGGCACGTGAAGCACAGCGACATCGAGGAGGCCGCGACGACGTCGGGGCTGCACGCGATGACCACGTTCTCGATCGGCCCGGACTGGTCCGCCACCCGCCTGTCGACGCGCGGCCGCGGCAAATGA
- a CDS encoding peroxiredoxin: MSVPAPGDVAPDLTLPDTHGSPVTLSELRGTPVALVFFPFAFSRVCAGELCELRDNLGEFEAAGVTLLGVSCDPMFALRAWSEQEQHGFDLLSDFWPHGAAARAYGVFDEEHGLALRGSFLLDAEGVVRWSVVHPRGRARPLAAYRQALATLHR; encoded by the coding sequence GTGAGCGTCCCCGCACCCGGGGACGTCGCGCCCGACCTGACGCTGCCGGACACGCACGGCAGCCCCGTCACCCTGTCCGAGCTGCGCGGCACGCCCGTCGCGCTGGTCTTCTTCCCCTTCGCCTTCTCCCGGGTCTGCGCGGGGGAGCTGTGCGAGCTGCGGGACAACCTCGGGGAGTTCGAGGCCGCGGGCGTCACGCTGCTCGGCGTCTCGTGCGACCCGATGTTCGCGCTCCGGGCGTGGTCGGAGCAGGAGCAGCACGGGTTCGACCTGCTCTCCGACTTCTGGCCGCACGGGGCGGCCGCGCGCGCGTACGGCGTGTTCGACGAGGAGCACGGCCTGGCGCTGCGGGGCAGCTTCCTGCTCGACGCCGAGGGCGTCGTGCGCTGGTCCGTCGTCCACCCGCGCGGGCGGGCCCGTCCCCTCGCGGCGTACCGCCAGGCGCTGGCGACGCTGCACCGCTGA
- a CDS encoding zinc-dependent alcohol dehydrogenase family protein, whose product MRATLLHGPRDVRVEQVPDPVVRRPTDAVVRVVASCVCGSDLWPYRGVRPVREPRRIGHEFVGVVEEVGSDVARVAVGDFVVAPFAISDGTCVHCRNGVHTSCVHGESWGSADRYGDMVDGGQGEYVRVPLADGTLVVTPEHPDDALLPHVLTLTDVMGTGHHAALAGGVRAGSTVAVVGDGAVGLCAVIAARRLGAERVVAMSRHEARSALAVRFGATDVVAERGDEGAAAVIDLLGGVGPDAVLECVGTKESMQQALDTVRPGGRVGYVGVPAGGPELPVPQLFGANIGVLGGVAPVRAYIEGLLPDVWAGTIEPGLVFDGTFALDEIGAAYAAMDERTVTKSLVLP is encoded by the coding sequence GTGCGCGCCACCCTCCTGCATGGTCCCCGTGACGTCCGTGTCGAGCAGGTGCCCGACCCGGTCGTCCGCCGTCCGACCGACGCCGTCGTGCGCGTGGTCGCGAGCTGTGTGTGCGGCTCCGACCTGTGGCCGTACCGCGGCGTCCGGCCGGTGCGCGAGCCGCGGCGGATCGGGCACGAGTTCGTCGGCGTCGTCGAGGAGGTCGGGTCCGACGTGGCGCGGGTCGCCGTGGGCGACTTCGTCGTCGCGCCGTTCGCGATCAGCGACGGCACGTGCGTGCACTGCCGCAACGGCGTGCACACGTCGTGCGTGCACGGCGAGAGCTGGGGCAGCGCCGACCGGTACGGCGACATGGTGGACGGGGGGCAGGGCGAGTACGTGCGCGTGCCGCTCGCGGACGGCACGCTCGTCGTCACCCCCGAGCACCCGGACGACGCGCTGCTGCCGCACGTCCTCACGCTCACCGACGTCATGGGCACCGGGCACCACGCGGCCCTGGCCGGGGGCGTGCGCGCCGGCTCCACGGTGGCGGTCGTCGGCGACGGCGCCGTCGGGCTGTGCGCGGTGATCGCGGCACGCCGGCTGGGTGCCGAGCGCGTCGTCGCGATGTCACGGCACGAGGCGCGGTCGGCCCTCGCGGTCCGCTTCGGCGCCACGGACGTCGTCGCGGAGCGCGGCGACGAGGGCGCGGCGGCGGTGATCGACCTGCTCGGCGGCGTCGGTCCGGACGCGGTGCTGGAGTGCGTGGGGACCAAGGAGTCGATGCAGCAGGCGCTCGACACGGTGCGGCCGGGGGGCCGCGTCGGCTACGTCGGGGTGCCCGCGGGCGGTCCCGAGCTGCCGGTGCCGCAGCTGTTCGGCGCGAACATCGGCGTGCTGGGCGGCGTCGCGCCCGTGCGTGCGTACATCGAGGGGCTGCTGCCCGACGTGTGGGCGGGCACCATCGAGCCGGGGCTCGTCTTCGACGGGACGTTCGCGCTCGACGAGATCGGTGCCGCGTACGCCGCGATGGACGAGCGGACGGTGACGAAGTCGCTGGTCCTGCCGTGA
- a CDS encoding Nif3-like dinuclear metal center hexameric protein encodes MSPATLADVVAALERRYPPRTAESWDAVGLTAGDPAAPVRRVLLAVDPVAAVVDEALAWDADLLLTHHPLYLRGVHSVAATTYKGALVHRLVRGGCALYTAHTNADAARGGVAEALADALGVVDTVPLVPVPAPALDKVVVFVPADHADALVDALASAGAGVLGDYERAAWTTTGEGTFTPLEGAAPAIGAVGRREHVRETRVEMVAPRTDRSRVLAALRAAHPYEEPAYDVLELAPEPGPTGLGRVGSLREPVTLAAFAAAVAGAVPATAQGVRYAGDPDMLVRRVAVLGGSGDSLFDAVRAADVDAYVTADLRHHPASEQQERAAFEAGGGAPRPALVDLAHSASEWPWLVRAAAGLVADLQAQGTTVETRVSTLRTDPWTGHVPQTASTQPEGTP; translated from the coding sequence GTGAGCCCCGCGACGCTCGCCGACGTCGTCGCCGCGCTCGAGCGCCGGTACCCGCCGCGGACGGCGGAGTCCTGGGACGCCGTCGGCCTCACGGCAGGTGACCCGGCCGCGCCCGTGCGGCGGGTGCTGCTCGCGGTGGACCCCGTGGCCGCGGTGGTCGACGAGGCGCTCGCGTGGGACGCCGACCTGCTGCTCACGCACCACCCGCTGTACCTGCGCGGCGTCCACTCGGTGGCGGCCACGACGTACAAGGGCGCGCTCGTGCACCGTCTCGTGCGCGGCGGCTGCGCCCTGTACACCGCGCACACCAACGCCGACGCGGCACGCGGGGGAGTGGCCGAGGCGCTCGCCGACGCGCTCGGCGTGGTCGATACCGTGCCCCTGGTGCCGGTGCCCGCGCCGGCGCTCGACAAGGTCGTCGTCTTCGTCCCGGCCGACCACGCCGACGCGCTCGTCGACGCGCTCGCGTCCGCCGGGGCCGGGGTGCTCGGCGACTACGAGCGCGCGGCGTGGACGACGACGGGTGAGGGGACCTTCACGCCGCTGGAGGGCGCGGCACCGGCGATCGGCGCGGTGGGCCGGCGGGAGCACGTGCGCGAGACGCGCGTCGAGATGGTGGCACCGCGGACCGACCGGTCGCGTGTGCTCGCCGCGCTGCGCGCCGCCCACCCGTACGAGGAGCCGGCGTACGACGTGCTCGAGCTCGCCCCGGAGCCGGGTCCGACCGGGCTGGGCCGCGTCGGGTCGCTGCGCGAGCCGGTGACCCTCGCCGCGTTCGCCGCCGCGGTCGCCGGCGCCGTGCCCGCGACCGCGCAGGGCGTCCGGTACGCCGGCGACCCCGACATGCTGGTGCGGCGCGTGGCGGTGCTCGGCGGGTCCGGCGACTCGCTGTTCGACGCCGTGCGCGCCGCCGACGTCGACGCGTACGTCACCGCGGACCTGCGTCACCACCCCGCCTCCGAGCAGCAGGAGCGCGCGGCGTTCGAGGCGGGCGGCGGCGCGCCGCGGCCCGCGCTCGTCGACCTCGCGCACTCCGCGTCGGAGTGGCCGTGGCTCGTGCGCGCGGCCGCCGGCCTGGTCGCGGACCTGCAGGCGCAGGGCACTACGGTGGAGACCCGCGTGAGCACGCTGCGCACCGACCCGTGGACGGGTCACGTGCCGCAGACGGCCAGCACCCAGCCGGAAGGAACCCCGTGA
- a CDS encoding zinc ribbon domain-containing protein has protein sequence MTSAPAVDQRRLLDVQELDTRLDQLAHKRRTLPALARLIELDAQLADLDTALVTSRTAASDLRTELRKAEADVEQVRSRATRNQQRLDAGQVSAKDAQALSSELESLARRQGDLEEVELEVMERLEAHEGVLTELEQAHLALVGERDKVVAERDAAYAEIDAEAQRLRSVRATAADGIDAALVTLYERLRGQHQGRGAAPLRGNRCEGCRLELNPLDLEGIRAKPADAVVRCEECGRILIRGTEGA, from the coding sequence GTGACGAGCGCCCCCGCAGTCGACCAGCGCCGTCTCCTGGACGTCCAGGAGCTCGACACCCGCCTCGACCAGCTCGCGCACAAGCGGCGCACGCTGCCCGCCCTCGCCCGGCTCATCGAGCTCGACGCGCAGCTCGCCGACCTCGACACCGCGCTCGTCACGTCCCGCACCGCCGCGTCCGACCTGCGCACGGAGCTGCGCAAGGCGGAGGCGGACGTCGAGCAGGTCCGCAGCCGGGCCACGCGCAACCAGCAGCGGCTCGACGCGGGGCAGGTCTCCGCCAAGGACGCGCAGGCGCTGTCGAGCGAGCTCGAGAGCCTGGCCCGCCGGCAGGGGGACCTCGAGGAGGTCGAGCTCGAGGTCATGGAGCGCCTGGAGGCCCACGAGGGGGTGCTGACGGAGCTCGAGCAGGCGCACCTCGCGCTGGTCGGGGAGCGGGACAAGGTCGTCGCGGAGCGCGACGCCGCGTACGCGGAGATCGACGCCGAGGCCCAGCGGCTCCGGTCGGTGCGCGCGACGGCGGCCGACGGCATCGACGCCGCCCTCGTCACGCTCTACGAGCGGCTGCGCGGTCAGCACCAGGGCCGCGGCGCGGCGCCGCTGCGCGGCAACCGGTGCGAGGGCTGCCGCCTGGAGCTCAACCCCCTGGATCTCGAGGGAATCCGCGCCAAGCCGGCCGACGCCGTGGTGCGGTGCGAGGAGTGCGGGCGCATCCTGATCCGCGGGACCGAGGGGGCCTGA
- a CDS encoding histidine phosphatase family protein — protein sequence MTAPGDGAQALDHDTATDPAGTGTPAGQARARQPRPSGAAVRFDADEPVTVVLVRHGQTTMTVSRGYSGSSEPGPPLDEHGRAQAEAAAALVHRVGRDLWGDIAYPTELVASPMVRTQQTGGIIAERLSLAVRTDAAFQEANFGDWQGLTAEEIEERWPGQLEPWHTSGRLRPPGGGESIEDVGVRLRAGLESLRTGGPRTVVVVSHAVAIRAALGVTMGADPGTWSQLRVAPASVSIIRLYADKRDEIAVAGAPSEGWGGA from the coding sequence ATGACCGCACCGGGCGACGGCGCGCAGGCGCTCGACCACGACACGGCGACCGACCCGGCCGGGACGGGAACCCCGGCGGGCCAGGCCCGGGCGCGACAGCCGCGCCCGTCCGGTGCCGCGGTGCGCTTCGACGCCGACGAGCCCGTGACGGTCGTGCTGGTGCGGCACGGGCAGACGACCATGACGGTCTCGCGGGGGTACTCCGGCTCCTCGGAGCCCGGGCCGCCGCTCGACGAGCACGGGCGCGCGCAGGCGGAGGCGGCAGCGGCGCTCGTGCACCGCGTCGGGCGTGACCTGTGGGGCGACATCGCGTACCCGACGGAGCTCGTCGCGTCGCCGATGGTCCGCACGCAGCAGACCGGCGGGATTATCGCCGAGCGGCTCTCCCTCGCCGTCCGCACCGACGCGGCGTTCCAGGAGGCGAACTTCGGCGACTGGCAGGGTCTGACCGCCGAGGAGATCGAGGAGCGCTGGCCCGGGCAGCTCGAGCCCTGGCACACGTCCGGCCGGCTGCGCCCGCCCGGCGGCGGGGAGTCCATCGAGGACGTCGGCGTGCGCCTGCGCGCCGGGCTCGAATCGCTGCGGACCGGCGGTCCACGCACCGTCGTCGTGGTCTCGCACGCCGTGGCCATCCGCGCGGCGCTAGGCGTCACCATGGGCGCGGACCCGGGCACGTGGAGCCAGCTGCGCGTGGCGCCGGCGTCGGTGAGCATCATCCGCCTGTACGCGGACAAGCGGGACGAGATCGCGGTCGCCGGTGCGCCCAGCGAGGGGTGGGGCGGGGCCTGA
- a CDS encoding VOC family protein: MATARGALHHVELWLPDDDEAWASFTWLLPALGYERTSTWRTGSTWTLGATYVVLETGPDVLAGAHDRRRPGVNHLAFHAGTRADVDTLVVAAERHGWTLMFPDAHPFAGGPEHYAAYLENAAGFEVELVADEETDATST, translated from the coding sequence GTGGCCACGGCGCGGGGCGCCCTGCACCACGTCGAGCTGTGGCTCCCGGACGACGACGAGGCGTGGGCGTCGTTCACGTGGCTGCTCCCCGCACTCGGGTACGAGCGGACGAGCACGTGGCGCACGGGCTCGACGTGGACGCTCGGCGCCACGTACGTGGTCCTGGAGACCGGCCCGGACGTGCTGGCGGGAGCCCACGACCGCCGCCGCCCCGGGGTGAACCACCTGGCGTTCCACGCCGGGACGCGCGCCGACGTCGACACCCTCGTGGTCGCCGCGGAACGGCACGGCTGGACGCTGATGTTCCCGGACGCCCACCCGTTCGCCGGCGGACCGGAGCACTACGCCGCCTACCTGGAGAACGCGGCCGGCTTCGAGGTCGAGCTGGTCGCGGACGAGGAGACGGACGCCACGTCGACCTGA
- a CDS encoding YaaA family protein — protein sequence MLVMLPPSEGKTPARSGAPLDLADLSHADLTPLRAKVLDALVEVGGRPDGPQVLGVSRGLADEVARNATLRDAPAAPASRVYTGVLYGAAGLDSLTPTARARAARHVRIVSGLWGVVTPDDRIPAYRLSMGTDLPGVGPLAPAWRGPLGDALTAEAAGALVVDCRSAAYLAAWTPPADADWVTVRVLREVDGRRSVVSHHAKHTRGLLTRHLVTRRGRPPRDAEELAHVASALVGDALLAVELDAPPRRGARTLSLVVA from the coding sequence GTGCTCGTGATGCTGCCGCCCTCGGAGGGCAAGACGCCCGCTCGCTCCGGCGCGCCGCTCGACCTCGCGGACCTTTCGCACGCCGACCTCACGCCGCTGCGGGCGAAGGTGCTGGACGCGCTCGTCGAGGTGGGGGGCCGCCCCGACGGGCCCCAGGTCCTCGGCGTCTCCCGCGGCCTCGCGGACGAGGTCGCGCGCAACGCGACCCTCCGCGACGCCCCGGCGGCGCCCGCGTCCCGCGTCTACACCGGCGTGCTCTACGGGGCGGCGGGCCTGGACAGCCTGACGCCGACGGCCCGTGCCCGGGCCGCGCGGCACGTCCGCATCGTGTCGGGCCTGTGGGGCGTCGTCACCCCGGACGACCGCATCCCCGCCTACCGGCTGTCCATGGGCACCGACCTCCCCGGCGTGGGGCCGCTCGCGCCGGCCTGGCGCGGTCCGCTCGGCGACGCGCTCACCGCGGAGGCCGCCGGTGCTCTCGTCGTCGACTGCCGCTCCGCCGCGTACCTCGCGGCGTGGACCCCACCGGCGGACGCCGACTGGGTGACGGTCCGCGTGCTGCGCGAGGTGGACGGGCGGCGCTCGGTCGTCTCGCACCACGCGAAGCACACGCGGGGCCTCCTGACGCGGCACCTCGTCACGCGGCGCGGACGTCCGCCGCGTGACGCCGAGGAGCTCGCCCACGTCGCGAGCGCGCTGGTCGGCGACGCGCTCCTGGCCGTCGAGCTCGACGCTCCCCCGCGCCGCGGGGCCCGCACGCTGTCGCTCGTGGTGGCCTGA
- a CDS encoding tautomerase family protein has protein sequence MAHVKVHGRRSVWASRRQEVSDAIHGAVTSAWGLPQDKRFHRFFWFDDDDLVAPRGDAYLVVEVVCFTGRSPAAVRALVAAFYDDVAPALGLAADDLEVIVLESPPTHWGIRGRAGDELTLDYRVDV, from the coding sequence ATGGCTCACGTGAAGGTGCACGGGCGGCGCTCGGTCTGGGCCTCGCGCCGCCAGGAGGTCTCGGACGCGATCCACGGGGCCGTGACGTCGGCGTGGGGGCTGCCGCAGGACAAGCGGTTCCACCGCTTCTTCTGGTTCGACGACGACGACCTCGTCGCCCCGCGCGGCGACGCCTACCTCGTCGTCGAGGTCGTCTGCTTCACCGGCCGCAGCCCCGCCGCCGTGCGGGCCCTCGTCGCCGCGTTCTACGACGACGTCGCACCGGCCCTCGGCCTCGCCGCGGACGACCTGGAGGTCATCGTCCTCGAGAGCCCGCCGACGCACTGGGGCATCCGCGGCCGAGCGGGCGACGAGCTGACGCTGGACTACCGCGTCGACGTGTGA
- a CDS encoding DUF817 domain-containing protein encodes MLRRPAPVPSASPAERGFTGVEERIDRWAHARLRALGDRGWRTSALELVVFVLKQAWACLFGALMLALLLAARFWYPDDAALARDDALTLAAVVLQVLMLLTRLETAREMRVVGLFHVVGTVMEVFKTSAGSWAYAADGVLRIGDVPLYSGFMYAAVGSYLVRTFRIFDLRFDRWPRRRVTALLATAVYANFFTHHWLPDVRWALVAAVLLVLGRTVMHYRVHARTWRMPVVVGFVLVASAIWVAENVATYADAWLYPSQADGWHLVSLSKLGSWFLLMLISVVLVAWVYRPQPPDARVPTVGSGRRAAEETGDRDPLTAPVLDAHDG; translated from the coding sequence GTGCTGCGCCGCCCGGCTCCGGTCCCCTCCGCCTCCCCGGCGGAGCGCGGGTTCACGGGCGTCGAGGAGCGCATCGACCGCTGGGCGCACGCGCGGCTGCGTGCCCTCGGCGACCGCGGCTGGCGGACGTCGGCGCTCGAGCTGGTGGTGTTCGTGCTCAAGCAGGCGTGGGCGTGCCTGTTCGGTGCGCTCATGCTCGCCCTGCTCCTGGCGGCACGGTTCTGGTACCCGGACGACGCGGCGCTCGCGCGGGACGACGCGCTGACCCTCGCCGCCGTCGTGCTGCAGGTGCTCATGCTCCTCACGCGGCTGGAGACGGCCCGGGAGATGCGCGTCGTCGGGCTGTTCCACGTCGTCGGCACGGTGATGGAGGTCTTCAAGACGTCCGCCGGGTCGTGGGCGTACGCCGCCGACGGCGTCCTGCGCATCGGCGACGTGCCGCTGTACTCCGGGTTCATGTACGCCGCCGTCGGCTCCTACCTCGTGCGCACGTTCCGCATCTTCGACCTGCGGTTCGACCGCTGGCCCCGCCGGCGGGTGACCGCGCTGCTCGCGACGGCGGTCTACGCGAACTTCTTCACGCACCACTGGCTGCCGGACGTCCGGTGGGCGCTGGTCGCGGCGGTGCTGCTCGTCTTGGGGCGCACGGTGATGCACTACCGCGTGCACGCGCGCACGTGGCGCATGCCGGTCGTCGTGGGCTTCGTGCTCGTCGCGTCGGCGATCTGGGTGGCGGAGAACGTCGCCACGTACGCGGACGCGTGGCTGTACCCGTCGCAGGCCGACGGGTGGCACCTGGTCTCGCTGAGCAAGCTGGGCTCGTGGTTCCTGCTCATGCTCATCTCGGTGGTGCTGGTGGCGTGGGTGTACCGGCCGCAGCCGCCGGACGCACGCGTGCCGACCGTCGGGTCAGGCAGGCGCGCGGCCGAGGAGACGGGCGACCGCGATCCCCTCACCGCACCGGTGCTCGACGCCCACGACGGCTGA
- a CDS encoding VOC family protein: MPLVVSQVSFDAADPSALARWWSQVLGWPVVEEDEQGDEVAIAPSDGSATEWLFVRVLDERRVKNRVHPDLRPADGSDQATELARVLELGATRVDIGQGDVPWHVLADPEGNEFCILRSTPAELAAAEAAERGAEEPDAPAGASF; this comes from the coding sequence ATGCCCCTGGTCGTCTCGCAGGTCTCGTTCGACGCCGCCGACCCGTCCGCGCTCGCGCGCTGGTGGTCGCAGGTGCTGGGCTGGCCCGTGGTGGAGGAGGACGAGCAGGGGGACGAGGTCGCGATCGCGCCCTCCGACGGCTCAGCGACCGAGTGGCTGTTCGTGCGGGTGCTCGACGAGCGCCGCGTCAAGAACCGCGTCCACCCCGACCTCCGCCCGGCCGACGGCAGCGACCAGGCGACCGAGCTCGCGCGGGTGCTCGAGCTGGGCGCGACGCGCGTCGACATCGGCCAGGGGGACGTGCCGTGGCACGTGCTCGCCGACCCGGAGGGCAACGAGTTCTGCATCCTGCGCAGCACACCGGCTGAGCTCGCGGCCGCGGAGGCGGCCGAGCGCGGCGCCGAGGAGCCGGACGCGCCCGCCGGCGCGAGCTTCTGA